The Nitrospirales bacterium genome includes a window with the following:
- a CDS encoding Ppx/GppA family phosphatase yields the protein MSKLAVIDIGTNSIHMVLVEIGTDFSYKVMDRFKDMVRLGDGTFTNSTLSEAAMARGIDALRNLTTLARNKGFERTVATATSAVREAKNGGEFIQEVEAQTGLNVQVITGKEEARLIYLGVGNSMELSDDPSLIADVGGGSVEVIACNRKQMLFGRSLKLGTIRLKDRYLKQDPPTKSQLKELEKTINDGLDVGLKSSREFTFASVVATSGTAGNLTEIIYLRRTGKPVPQLNLATIELDEIRSLEAELAQCEMKSRLLIPGLDPKRVDTLLPGAMFFRCLLEKSGAKTLTISDKALREGLIFDFIKRNREGLEAEKEIPNTRRRNIILFGRKCHFAESHALHVSKLALQVFDDLKLLHGLGDQEREWLDYAALLHDVGYLIRRRQHHKHGYYLIKHGDLSGLTVDEVDIVANVVRYHRRAIPHKKHAMFEALSGPQRKVVKFLSAMLRITDGLDRSQFGVVQDVSVSIKQCIQFDLVCSTDPELEVWAAQKRAAFLEKLFNRPVQFVFQIRNGQ from the coding sequence ATGAGCAAACTTGCCGTGATTGACATCGGGACCAATTCCATTCACATGGTTTTGGTCGAAATCGGCACAGACTTCTCGTACAAAGTCATGGACCGTTTTAAAGATATGGTACGACTGGGAGATGGCACGTTTACGAATAGCACCCTGTCCGAGGCCGCGATGGCTCGGGGAATAGATGCCTTGCGAAACCTTACCACGCTCGCTCGGAATAAGGGATTCGAGCGAACCGTGGCAACGGCCACAAGTGCCGTACGGGAAGCGAAAAATGGGGGCGAGTTCATTCAAGAGGTTGAAGCGCAAACCGGTCTGAATGTTCAGGTTATCACAGGGAAAGAAGAAGCACGCCTTATTTATCTCGGTGTGGGGAATAGTATGGAGTTGTCCGATGATCCTTCACTGATTGCTGATGTTGGAGGGGGGTCAGTCGAAGTGATTGCGTGTAACCGGAAGCAGATGTTGTTTGGGCGGAGCCTCAAGCTCGGCACGATTCGGCTGAAAGACCGGTATCTCAAACAAGATCCTCCAACAAAAAGTCAGTTAAAGGAGCTAGAAAAAACTATTAATGACGGGTTGGATGTCGGCCTGAAGTCTTCGCGAGAGTTCACGTTCGCGAGTGTCGTAGCGACGTCTGGGACCGCGGGAAATCTCACTGAAATCATTTATCTTCGGCGCACGGGAAAACCGGTTCCTCAATTAAATCTCGCGACGATAGAACTTGATGAAATTCGCTCACTCGAGGCAGAGCTCGCGCAGTGTGAGATGAAATCACGTTTGTTGATCCCTGGTCTTGACCCCAAACGGGTGGATACGTTGCTCCCGGGGGCGATGTTTTTCCGGTGTTTATTGGAAAAGTCTGGGGCGAAAACGCTGACCATCAGTGACAAGGCCCTTCGTGAAGGGTTGATCTTCGATTTTATTAAACGGAATCGTGAAGGACTTGAAGCTGAAAAAGAGATTCCCAACACACGCCGTCGGAATATCATCTTGTTTGGCCGCAAGTGTCATTTTGCGGAAAGTCATGCCCTGCATGTCTCGAAGCTGGCTCTCCAGGTTTTCGATGACCTGAAGCTGTTGCATGGCCTGGGTGATCAAGAGCGAGAATGGTTGGACTATGCCGCATTGTTACATGATGTGGGATACCTCATTCGCCGCCGTCAACATCATAAACACGGGTATTACTTGATTAAGCACGGAGATTTGTCCGGGCTTACCGTCGATGAAGTCGACATCGTGGCGAATGTCGTACGATATCATCGGAGGGCCATTCCCCACAAAAAACATGCGATGTTTGAGGCGCTATCCGGACCTCAACGAAAAGTCGTCAAATTTCTGAGCGCGATGCTCCGTATCACTGATGGGCTTGACCGTAGCCAATTTGGGGTCGTTCAAGACGTATCGGT